The window atataaataaattaaaaaagaaaaagaaaagacttacattattacatagcataaatatgtatcaatgttgaattacaaaaaaaaaactatacaataatattatacaatttctttgtatgatatgttaatgttaatacagtatatctgtgtgtgtgaatGGGGGggttgtatgtacatatattaataataacacaaaatatttctttttttcaaaactgaaaataattataataagtcatatatatatatttaagtattacattaattaatcattgtaATCATCATAATACATACCatactatttttatgatataacaTCGTATTTTCGTTGGTTTCCGCTAACTTAAATTAttgctaattttattatcatttaatgaatcatttaatcattttagatgtataatatatatacataacattttatttatcaatagaTACCTGCTTTAATCGTTTAGGAGTTCCTTTagttatatcgaatatatcatcaTTGAAGTTATCCATAGGTCAGTTCAAAAGTTCGTGCGCATTTTGgcgaaatttttaaatggtaTAAAAcacaatttaacattttaatctATGATATATTTTCCTTCGCTATCTACAATATCTCGCCATCTTTCTGgtagtttttttattccattggTGTAAAAAGATTCTGGTTTTGAAGCAAAAAAACTTCTGAGTTCATTTTGTATATCCTGCTTAGAATTGAACTTTTTGCCTTGGCAAAAATTTTGTAAGGCACGAAATAAGTGAAAATCACTTGGGGCAATATCCGGGGAGTATGCAGGATGCGGCAAAAGCTCCCAATTTAGTTCATTAATCTTTTGCACCGTTGTTAGAGCCGTATGTAGTCTAGCGTTATCATGGTGGAACAACACTTTCTTCATATTCTCCAATCGCGGgcgttttttaattaattctgaaTTTAAACAGCAAAGTTGTTCACTGTATACATCTGCATTGATGGTTTTATTTGGTTCTAacaattcataataaataacacCATACATATCCCACCACACACTTAGCAGAACCTTTTTGGGATGTAAAGACGTCTTTGGTATTTAAATTGGCTGCTTAACTTTGTCTGTCCATTGTCTTTTTCTGGTGAtgttatcataaataatcCATTTTTCGTCACCTGTTACCAAACGATCTAAAAATGGTTCTCTTTCAAAGCGCGATAGAAGGGAAATGCAGATGTTTAATCGCTGCTGGCAATTGACTTCGGACAGCTCGTGTGGTACCCACTTCCCAAGCTTGGATACTTTTCCAATCTCCTTTAAATGACGAAAGACTGTCCCATGAGATGAATGCATCTTTTCTGCGATCTGATCCACTGTTAAATGTGGCTCTGACTCCACAAGATTCTTAAGAACGTCGTTATCAAAATCGACAGGACGTCCTGAACGGGGTTCATCATTAATGTTGCTTTTTCCAAGTTTAAATTTTTCGAACCATTTCTGAGCAGTCCTTACACTAATAGTATGTGCACCAtgtacattattaatttttattgctgCAGATCTGGCAGTTTCACcactcgaaaagaaaaaatataatacagcACGTTTATATGCGTTAtcgatattcattttttatcggTACTAATATGTGTCTGATCTTTACAAAATTTGGTGACAAACTGACGAATACATCAGTCAAGTGATAACAAGTTTTGACAGGTTCAGAATCTTATCGATCTGGTAATGAATTATCGTAAATCCCATACATGCTACTAATGCGCACGAATTTTTGGACTGACCtaatatttactttcattaaccttattttattcaacgataataatgaataggAGCGAAGAAGATATCatacgaatatttaaaaaaaaatttattctattttgcattatacaataatgaatatattcaaTGTATAAACAGTACATAAATGACGTTATATTTCGTCAAAAGTTCTCAGTATtagatatatcaatttttaaaaatcaatttttaaaaaatcttttatttattttctttctattctataAAAGTTACGTAAACAAAGATAATATGATATACACGGTATATACTATAACAGATAATTTATTGAGgggatatacatacataaatgatTAATACAACGTATTTGTGGGTCACGGAGATAGGAGATGTAAGGGTCATCTTTTGACTTCCATAAACTCAGTTCACTTTAGTTGAGTTACGATCACATACATCATGAAATTTACAggtataattcatttttctttttttatatttattagatatatattttttttttttttaatgagtaagtattgttgttaattataatatataatttttaaatttatgacGATTATAGAAACATTATGAcgttaatattcaaataaaattaattaaagtataacatgaaatataattttacattttacacatttgtattttcaatctctctctctctctctctctttctttatatatatatgcatacatgtatatattatttttgtatatattatttttgtagataacaatttttttaagtGTCTTCTTACATGGAAACTAGgaagaatttttgtttttatattactatgcAACGTACAATCAATATATGGTTTATTTACACCAGAAAAGGAATATAGATATTTGTATAATGCTACTTCTAGTTCAGGTGTATTATTACC is drawn from Vespa crabro chromosome 10, iyVesCrab1.2, whole genome shotgun sequence and contains these coding sequences:
- the LOC124427536 gene encoding histone-lysine N-methyltransferase SETMAR-like, which translates into the protein MNIDNAYKRAVLYFFFSSGETARSAAIKINNVHGAHTISVRTAQKWFEKFKLGKSNINDEPRSGRPVDFDNDVLKNLVESEPHLTVDQIAEKMHSSHGTVFRHLKEIGKVSKLGKWVPHELSEVNCQQRLNICISLLSRFEREPFLDRLVTGDEKWIIYDNITRKRQWTDKVKQPI